The following proteins are co-located in the Saccharomycodes ludwigii strain NBRC 1722 chromosome V, whole genome shotgun sequence genome:
- the VIP1 gene encoding inositol polyphosphate kinase VIP1 (similar to Saccharomyces cerevisiae YLR410W | VIP1 | inositol hexakisphosphate and inositol heptakisphosphate kinase) has translation MSKQDSNKFGDNDQIQPPSLPDVNAASSSSMSPQLQKNTKKAMESIAPMLEGFMPKTSSSENTALKLPPPTLPITSSSPDDTISEIVSLHDDQAQLDSLDKTFNHSFSKPQLSPTVSLHDITNHKPNTGDLLAIQHNISEHILSPVPSAVASRKSSISSMGISQSNSIQPIITAITNTSTPIPTSTITTATADVNNNISSTNTSACSTPKLTSTPSSFSDSLSNFNSQLSENEAPTSTVTQFKSKIGKLGVCAMDAKVLSKPCRRILNRLMEHGEFETIIFGDKVILDENIENWPTCDFLISFFSNGFPLDKAIKYVKLRKPYILNDLVMQKVLWDRRLCLRLLEKGNIPTPERLEISRDGGPNVTDPDLSEKLLELGVDLAQTTKEPSWKMLNDDTLEVDGKTMVKPFVEKPVDGEDHNVYIYYHSKNGGGGRRLFRKVGNKSSEFDPNLTFIRTEGSYIYEKFMDADNCEDVKAYTVGENYCHAETRKSPVVDGIVRRNTHGKEIRYITKLTDEERQMAGRVSKVFQQTICGFDLLRVHGHSYVIDVNGFSFVKDNNEYYDNCAKILRDLFIEAKKKMNLEKRKLPAIQEEKTQKWVFKGLVTVIRHADRTPKQKFKYSFTSPIFISLLKGHKEEVIIRNVNDLHIVLQALKIARQENLEDSTKLDVLTNALEKKIDFPGTKIQLKPVLNKETKNVEKVQFILKWGGEPTHSAKYQATELGEQMRQDFDLLNKSILNNITIYSSSERRVLYSAQLWASALFGQKLDDENNKKVDEILIRKDLLDDSNAAKELMDKVKKKLKPLLRMGAEAPPQFTWPPKMPEPYLVIKRVCKLMNYHKKIMEHNFATKDVNHMQARWCCGEDPMLFKERWDKLFKEFVNVEKADPSKISELYDTMKYDALHNREFLENIFSADDQDYDENLVTSSLVDRYPINILARNNFKITNEDNTGGNTIVPKTSRSVSMTSNTSSVTSVTASSIGSNTPTTPTNTAKSNSVGSLGWVLESGHNPVRKPTSAFDGPKFIQLRELYRLSKVLFDFICPQEYGIEDGEKLDIGLLTSLPLAKQILNDIDAMKSKDEPACVAYFTKESHIYTLLNILYESGIPMRIARNALPELDYLSQINFELYESLDKITGKKSHAIRLKLSPGCHTQDPLDVQLDEKHYISCIPKISLTKHLDADYVTQKLRRKFTRVRMPQKFTPVNITSPNLSFKKYSGTIKSLEDETKEKQQKL, from the coding sequence ATGTCAAAACAAGACTCAAATAAATTTGGTGATAATGACCAGATACAGCCACCATCACTGCCTGATGTTAATGCTGCTTCGTCATCTTCAATGTCACCAcaactacaaaaaaatacaaaaaaggCAATGGAGTCAATTGCTCCTATGTTGGAAGGCTTTATGCCAAAAACTTCCTCTTCTGAAAATACTGCTTTGAAATTACCTCCACCAACTTTACCAATAACTAGTTCTAGCCCAGACGACACCATTTCAGAGATAGTCAGCTTGCATGATGATCAAGCACAACTAGATTCTTTggataaaacttttaatcattcattttcaaaaccACAACTATCTCCAACTGTTTCCTTACACGATATTACTAATCATAAACCAAACACGGGGGACTTATTGGCTATTCAGCACAATATTTCCGAGCATATTTTATCTCCTGTTCCATCCGCAGTTGCATCTAGGAAGTCATCTATCTCTTCGATGGGTATTAGTCAGTCTAATTCAATACAACCCATTATTACTGCCATTACTAACACATCCACTCCTATTCCCACTAGTACCATTACCACCGCCACTGCTGATGtgaataataacatatCCAGTACAAATACTTCAGCTTGTTCAACTCCTAAATTAACTTCTACTCCCTCTTCCTTTTCGGATTCCCTTTCGAATTTTAATTCACAGCTTTCTGAAAACGAAGCTCCAACATCTACAGTAACACAGTTCAAATCTAAAATTGGTAAACTAGGTGTTTGTGCTATGGATGCCAAAGTTTTAAGTAAACCTTGCCGTCGCATTTTGAATCGTTTGATGGAGCATGGCGAATTTGAAACAATCATTTTTGGTGATAAAGTTATTCTAGAcgaaaatattgaaaattggCCAACGtgtgattttttaatcagTTTTTTTAGTAATGGATTTCCCTTAGATAAAGCCATAAAATACGTAAAATTACGTAAACCCTATATTTTGAATGATCTAGTTATGCAAAAAGTTTTGTGGGATAGAAGACTATGCTTAAGACTTTTAGAAAAGGGAAATATTCCTACTCCGGAAAGATTGGAAATTAGTAGAGATGGTGGACCAAATGTTACTGATCCAGATTTAAGCGAAAAATTGCTGGAATTGGGTGTTGATCTTGCACAGACAACTAAGGAACCTTCCTGGAAAATGCTTAATGATGATACATTGGAAGTCGATGGTAAAACCATGGTAAAACCATTTGTTGAAAAGCCAGTTGATGGCGAAGATCACAAcgtttatatttattatcattccAAAAATGGGGGTGGTGGGAGACGTTTGTTTAGAAAAGTTGGTAATAAAAGTTCTGAATTTGACCCTAACTTGACCTTTATTAGGACAGAAGGTTCTTATATCtatgaaaaatttatgGATGCCGATAACTGTGAGGATGTGAAGGCGTATACAGTAGGAGAAAATTATTGTCATGCAGAGACTAGAAAATCACCAGTTGTGGATGGCATTGTTCGTAGAAATACTCATGGTAAAGAAATCCGTTATATTACCAAGTTGACTGACGAGGAAAGACAGATGGCAGGCAGAGTTTCGAAAGTCTTCCAACAAACCATTTGTGGCTTTGATTTGTTACGTGTTCATGGACATAGTTACGTTATTGATGTTAATGGATTTTCATTTGTTAAGGACAACAACGAATATTATGACAATTGTGCTAAAATTTTAAGAGATTTGTTCATAGAagccaaaaagaaaatgaatctagaaaaaagaaaacttcCTGCCATTCAAGAGGAAAAGACACAAAAATGGGTTTTTAAAGGTTTAGTTACTGTTATCAGACATGCAGATCGTACTCCAAAACAGAAATTCAAGTATTCATTTACATCTcctattttcatttctttattGAAAGGTCATAAAGAAGAAGTTATTATCAGGAATGTTAATGATCTACATATTGTTCTGCAAGCTTTGAAAATAGCTCGTCAGGAAAACCTGGAGGATTCAACTAAGCTAGATGTTTTAACGAATGCtttagagaaaaaaattgatttcCCCGGCACCAAGATCCAACTAAAAcctgttttaaataaagaaactAAAAATGTTGAAAAGGTTCAATTTATCTTGAAGTGGGGCGGTGAACCAACACATTCGGCTAAATATCAAGCTACTGAATTGGGCGAACAAATGAGACAAGATTTTGActtattaaacaaatcgattttaaataatattactatttattCTTCAAGTGAAAGAAGAGTTTTATACAGCGCACAGCTATGGGCGTCTGCTTTGTTTGGTCAAAAGTTGGATGacgaaaataataaaaaggttgatgaaattttaattagAAAAGATTTATTGGACGATAGTAATGCAGCCAAGGAATTAATGGACAAAGTCAAAAAGAAGTTGAAACCATTATTAAGAATGGGCGCAGAAGCACCACCACAGTTTACCTGGCCCCCAAAAATGCCTGAGCCGTACTTGGTCATTAAACGTGTATGCAAGTTGATGAACTATCACAAGAAAATTATGGAACACAATTTTGCTACCAAGGACGTTAATCATATGCAAGCAAGATGGTGCTGTGGTGAAGATCCAAtgttatttaaagaaagaTGGGACAAGttatttaaagaatttGTTAATGTTGAAAAAGCTGATCCCTCTAAGATTTCTGAGTTGTATGATACTATGAAGTACGACGCATTGCACAACAGGGagtttttagaaaatatttttagtgCTGATGATCAAGACTATGACGAGAATTTGGTTACTAGTTCCTTAGTTGATCGTTATCCTATCAATATTTTGGCTAgaaataactttaaaattacTAATGAGGATAACACGGGTGGTAATACCATTGTTCCAAAAACAAGCAGAAGTGTTTCGATGACTTCCAATACGAGCTCCGTTACTTCAGTCACTGCCAGCTCAATTGGTAGTAACACACCGACTACACCTACAAACACTGCTAAAAGCAACAGTGTCGGCTCTTTAGGTTGGGTTTTGGAGAGTGGACATAACCCTGTGAGAAAGCCTACCTCTGCTTTTGATGGTCCTAAATTCATTCAATTGAGAGAGTTGTACAGACTTTCTAAGGTCttgtttgattttatttgtcCTCAAGAGTACGGTATTGAGGATGGCGAAAAATTGGACATTGGCCTATTAACATCTTTGCCATTAGCCAAGcaaatattaaatgatATCGATGCAATGAAGTCCAAGGATGAACCGGCATGTGTTGCTTATTTTACCAAAGAGTCGCATATTTATACCCTATTGAATATTCTATATGAAAGTGGTATTCCAATGAGAATTGCTAGGAATGCTTTACCCGAATTGGATTATTTGTCGCAAATTAACTTTGAACTATATGAAAGTCTTGATAAAATCACGGGTAAGAAATCGCATGCCATTAGATTAAAGTTGTCTCCAGGTTGTCACACTCAAGATCCTCTAGATGTTCAATTGGATGAGAAACATTACATTAGTTGCATTCCAAAAATCTCCTTGACTAAGCATTTAGATGCAGATTATGTTACTCAGAAATTGAGACGCAAGTTTACCAGGGTTAGAATGCCCCAGAAATTCACCCCTGTTAATATTACCAGTCCAAATCTAAGTTTTAAGAAATATTCTGGTACTATTAAAAGTTTAGAAGACGAGACTAAGGAAAAGCAGCAAAAATTGTGA
- the PRS1 gene encoding ribose phosphate diphosphokinase subunit PRS1 (similar to Saccharomyces cerevisiae YKL181W | PRS1 | PhosphoRibosylpyrophosphate Synthetase) — translation MRKCKVFVGNSHPDLGKLVCDRLGIEPAPCTLKKFANGETSVQIGVSVRDEDVYVIESGSPHVNDHIMELLILVSALKGGSAKKITAVIPQFPYSKQCKMKKQRGAITARMLANLLIMAGADHVISMDLHASQMQGFFTKPVDNLYGGPSLAKWIRENVEDYENSVVVSKNPGGTKRVTALADTLKINFAMIHTDRRRSKDLYAQNKNLKQLRLRKQSMLRKNRPIIKPGEDGNDEENIILTNGIQTARIIKGHVVDDDEVEDDPFEVSGDIAVSDSGSNVDAGVDTEMELPQINDPYSIGADAYAALDSEDEEEEPIDTEKLITLVGNVNGRTAILLDDMVDRPSSFISAAEHCTKNCGANKVLVVATHGIFTGDCLEQLESSDSIDKIVVTNTYAISPEIIAKSKKLVVIDVSPIFAECIRRNHYGESISVLFDSLKAL, via the coding sequence atgcgcAAGTGCAAAGTTTTCGTTGGTAATTCCCATCCGGATTTAGGTAAATTGGTTTGTGACAGATTAGGTATTGAACCAGCCCCATGTAcgctaaaaaaatttgccAATGGTGAAACCAGTGTTCAGATTGGTGTTTCTGTTCGTGATGAAGATGTTTATGTTATCGAATCCGGCTCTCCTCATGTCAATGACCACATTATGGAACTATTGATCTTAGTTTCTGCTTTAAAGGGTGGTTctgcaaaaaaaatcactGCAGTTATCCCTCAATTCCCATATTCTAAACAATGCAAAATGAAGAAACAAAGGGGCGCCATTACTGCTAGAATGTTGGCTAACTTATTGATCATGGCCGGTGCCGACCATGTAATATCAATGGATCTACATGCCTCTCAGATGCAAGGGTTTTTCACGAAGCCCGTTGATAACTTATATGGGGGGCCAAGTTTGGCTAAGTGGATTAGAGAAAATGTGGAAGATTACGAGAATAGTGTTGTTGTCTCCAAGAATCCGGGTGGTACCAAACGTGTTACTGCATTGGCTGatactttaaaaattaattttgctATGATTCACACCGATCGTCGCCGTTCTAAAGATTTGTATGCTCAAAACAAGAATTTGAAGCAATTAAGATTGAGAAAGCAATCTATGTTGAGAAAAAACCGTCCAATTATTAAACCTGGCGAAGATGGtaatgatgaagaaaacattattttgaCTAATGGTATTCAAACAGctagaattattaaaggTCACGttgttgatgatgatgaagttGAAGATGATCCTTTTGAGGTCAGCGGTGATATTGCTGTTTCTGATAGTGGTAGTAATGTAGACGCTGGCGTTGATACCGAAATGGAACTTCCTCAAATTAATGACCCATATTCAATTGGTGCAGATGCATATGCTGCTTTAGATTCTGAGgacgaagaagaagaaccTATTGATAccgaaaaattaattacctTGGTTGGTAACGTGAATGGTCGTACTGCCATATTATTGGATGATATGGTCGATAGGCCATCTTCGTTTATTAGTGCTGCTGAGCATTGCACCAAGAACTGTGGTGCAAATAAAgttcttgttgttgctaCCCATGGTATTTTTACGGGCGATTGTTTAGAGCAATTGGAAAGTTCTGATtctattgataaaattgttGTCACAAATACCTATGCCATTTCCCCAGAAATTATAGCAAAATCTAAGAAACTGGTGGTTATTGATGTTTCACCAATTTTTGCCGAATGTATTCGTCGTAATCATTATGGTGAAAGTATTtctgttttatttgattcATTAAAAGCACTATGA